One window of the Nothobranchius furzeri strain GRZ-AD chromosome 3, NfurGRZ-RIMD1, whole genome shotgun sequence genome contains the following:
- the elf3 gene encoding ETS-related transcription factor Elf-3 isoform X2, producing MSSPCLSSILTHANFTMYQSGLPDVLHQQTNLQNRNLAFGYNSNAHTYKHLNPICWTPTHVLEWISDLVESMKFDASTLSLACCSIDGPSLCCFDQEQMITIFGPQIGPHLSQSLQEYKTKYELQSLSGPELSETCQLLDTFLDNLTYPLLSTIKIGAADEAVRRQFEYHNDYSLPPESVSPESLSDSQSESECSSGVFTFMSSTESGSSESEQEFSNAGMSKVHVKTEESESRVKRPRGRPPKANREHISSMYDTAKKTPRGSHLWEFIRDILIHPDKNQGLMKWEDRQEGVFKFLKSEAVAQMWGQKKKNSSMTYEKLSRAMRYYYKREILERVDGRRLVYKFGKNSSGWKTEEIGM from the exons ATGTCTTCACCGTGCCTCAGCAGTATCCTGACTCACGCCAATTTCACCATGTATCAGTCCGGCTTGCCGGATGTCCTCCATCAGCAGACCAACCTGCAAAACCGGAACCTGGCGTTTGGCTACAACTCAAACG CTCACACATACAAGCACCTCAACCCAATCTGCTGGACACCAACCCATGTCCTAGAATGGATCAGTGACCTTGTTGAGAGCATGAAGTTTGATGCTAGCACCCTGAGCCTGGCTTGTTGCTCCATCGATGGTCCCTCCCTCTGCTGCTTCGATCAGGAACAAATGATCACAATCTTCGGCCCACAGATTGGGCCTCACCTCAGTCAGAGCTTACAGGAATACAAGACTAAATATG AGCTGCAGAGCCTGTCAGGACCAGAACTAAGTGAGACCTGCCAGCTCCTGGACACCTTCTTGGACAACCTGACATACCCTTTGCTCAGCACCATCAAAATAGGAGCAG CTGATGAAGCAGTGAGGAGACAGTTTGAATACCACAACGACTACAGTCTGCCGCCGGAGTCTGTGAGCCCCGAGTCTCTGTCTGACAGTCAGTCTGAAAGCGAATGCAGCA GTGGCGTGTTCACCTTTATGAGCTCAACGGAGTCTGGCAGCAGCGAATCAGAACAAGAGTTCTCAAACGCTGGAATGTCAA AGGTTCACGTCAAAACAGAGGAAAGCGAATCCCGCGTGAAGCGTCCACGAGGACGACCTCCGAAAGCCAACAGGGAGCACATCAGCAGCATGTATGACACTGCAAAGAAAA CACCTCGTGGCTCTCACCTGTGGGAGTTTATCAGGGACATTCTGATCCACCCAGATAAGAACCAGGGCCTAATGAAGTGGGAAGATCGTCAGGAGGGCGTGTTTAAGTTCCTGAAGTCTGAGGCCGTGGCGCAAATGTGgggccagaagaagaagaacagcagCATGACCTACGAGAAGCTCAGCCGCGCCATGAG GTATTACTACAAGAGGGAGATTCTGGAGCGGGTTGACGGCAGAAGACTTGTATACAAATTCGGAAAGAATTCCAGTGGCTGGAAGACTGAGGAAATTGGCATGTGA
- the elf3 gene encoding ETS-related transcription factor Elf-3 isoform X1, producing the protein MSSPCLSSILTHANFTMYQSGLPDVLHQQTNLQNRNLAFGYNSNAHTYKHLNPICWTPTHVLEWISDLVESMKFDASTLSLACCSIDGPSLCCFDQEQMITIFGPQIGPHLSQSLQEYKTKYELQSLSGPELSETCQLLDTFLDNLTYPLLSTIKIGAADEAVRRQFEYHNDYSLPPESVSPESLSDSQSESECSSGVFTFMSSTESGSSESEQEFSNAGMSKVHVKTEESESRVKRPRGRPPKANREHISSMYDTAKKSKHAPRGSHLWEFIRDILIHPDKNQGLMKWEDRQEGVFKFLKSEAVAQMWGQKKKNSSMTYEKLSRAMRYYYKREILERVDGRRLVYKFGKNSSGWKTEEIGM; encoded by the exons ATGTCTTCACCGTGCCTCAGCAGTATCCTGACTCACGCCAATTTCACCATGTATCAGTCCGGCTTGCCGGATGTCCTCCATCAGCAGACCAACCTGCAAAACCGGAACCTGGCGTTTGGCTACAACTCAAACG CTCACACATACAAGCACCTCAACCCAATCTGCTGGACACCAACCCATGTCCTAGAATGGATCAGTGACCTTGTTGAGAGCATGAAGTTTGATGCTAGCACCCTGAGCCTGGCTTGTTGCTCCATCGATGGTCCCTCCCTCTGCTGCTTCGATCAGGAACAAATGATCACAATCTTCGGCCCACAGATTGGGCCTCACCTCAGTCAGAGCTTACAGGAATACAAGACTAAATATG AGCTGCAGAGCCTGTCAGGACCAGAACTAAGTGAGACCTGCCAGCTCCTGGACACCTTCTTGGACAACCTGACATACCCTTTGCTCAGCACCATCAAAATAGGAGCAG CTGATGAAGCAGTGAGGAGACAGTTTGAATACCACAACGACTACAGTCTGCCGCCGGAGTCTGTGAGCCCCGAGTCTCTGTCTGACAGTCAGTCTGAAAGCGAATGCAGCA GTGGCGTGTTCACCTTTATGAGCTCAACGGAGTCTGGCAGCAGCGAATCAGAACAAGAGTTCTCAAACGCTGGAATGTCAA AGGTTCACGTCAAAACAGAGGAAAGCGAATCCCGCGTGAAGCGTCCACGAGGACGACCTCCGAAAGCCAACAGGGAGCACATCAGCAGCATGTATGACACTGCAAAGAAAAGTAAACACG CACCTCGTGGCTCTCACCTGTGGGAGTTTATCAGGGACATTCTGATCCACCCAGATAAGAACCAGGGCCTAATGAAGTGGGAAGATCGTCAGGAGGGCGTGTTTAAGTTCCTGAAGTCTGAGGCCGTGGCGCAAATGTGgggccagaagaagaagaacagcagCATGACCTACGAGAAGCTCAGCCGCGCCATGAG GTATTACTACAAGAGGGAGATTCTGGAGCGGGTTGACGGCAGAAGACTTGTATACAAATTCGGAAAGAATTCCAGTGGCTGGAAGACTGAGGAAATTGGCATGTGA
- the LOC129160828 gene encoding uncharacterized protein encodes MTEALTVNQCRTLRLHHATQNINPEDFPPTNEEMLAIKQKEVKLQGTEIKDPDSSIHCLSWRIRTCLFQRATGKNRKKIMEGVYADDILTDLEIKDLERNLQTDHILSNRMYLWKHKGFDPSLRKHYSEHVTVFDDMTTETIIQRLERVLSLSGTTSVDPHFITDVILPEALIHWLQTTDVICRFQAEDLLMKTKPFIDNEGKAELAINDDTPKESSILAAAEWVKGTLFEGMVKVPSFLSMDEEEQQEVLEAVQRWNEDHDYDSPAEHLTYVFENKNDYDKFCSCIIDEKNLKVFSRFEVQY; translated from the exons ATGACAGAAGCATTGACAGTGAACCAGTGCAGGACTCTTCGTCTGCACCATGCCACCCAAAACATTAATCCTGAG GATTTCCCACCAACTAATGAAGAAATGTTGGCTATAAAACAAAAGGAAGTTAAGCTTCAAGGAACAGAAATAAAAGACCCTGACTCCAGCATCCACTGCCTGTCCTGGAGGATTAGGACATGCCTGTTTCAAAGGGCAACTGGAAAGAACAG GAAGAAGATTATGGAGGGAgtctatgcagatgacattctgaCAGATTTAGAGATTAAG GACTTGGAAAGAAACCTGCAGACCGACCACATTCTTTCGAACAGAATGTATCTGTGGAAGCACAAAGGATTTGACCCAAGTCTCAGAAAACACTACAGTGAGCATGTAACCGTATTTGATGACATGACG ACTGAAACAATCATCCAGCGTTTGGAAAGAGTCCTGTCACTTTCAGGAACTACATCTGTGGATCCTCATTTCATAACAGATGTTATTCTGCCCGAG GCTCTGATTCATTGGCTGCAGACTACAGATGTCATCTGCCGTTTTCAAGCAGAAGACTTGCTTATGAAGACCAAGCCATTCATTGACAATGAAGG AAAAGCAGAACTGGCCATTAATGATGACACTCCAAAG GAAAGCAGTATTTTGGCAGCAGCTGAGTGGGTAAAGGGAACACTGTTCGAGGGAATGGTTAAAGTGCCATCCTTTCTGTCCATGGATGAGGAAGAACAGCAGGAAGTCCTTGAGGCAGTTCAAAGATGGAACGAGGACCATGATTATGACTCTCCAGCAGAACATTTGACTTAtgtttttgaaaataaaaatgactatGACAAGTTCTGTTCCTGTATCATAGATGAGAAGAACCTCAAAGTTTTCTCCAGATTTGAGGTACAATACTAA